One Campylobacter sp. RM16192 genomic region harbors:
- a CDS encoding DUF883 family protein yields the protein MAAKEINLEDLKNDIDPLKSDLKDIVKSIKDIGVSKVEAGKDKILDQIDVEEIKKYIDELKAKGKDSIDSVNDTIKEDPIKSVAIAAGVGFVLAWLLKK from the coding sequence ATGGCTGCAAAAGAGATTAACCTAGAGGATTTAAAAAACGATATTGATCCACTAAAATCAGATTTAAAAGATATTGTAAAATCAATTAAAGATATCGGAGTTTCTAAAGTTGAGGCTGGCAAGGATAAAATTTTAGATCAGATAGATGTCGAAGAGATCAAAAAATATATAGACGAGCTAAAAGCAAAAGGTAAAGATAGCATTGATAGCGTAAATGACACTATCAAAGAAGATCCTATTAAAAGCGTTGCCATAGCTGCTGGAGTTGGCTTCGTGCTAGCTTGGTTGCTCAAAAAATAA
- the fdh3B gene encoding formate dehydrogenase FDH3 subunit beta: MSDLTRLKFYCDDDRCIDCNGCAVACDEAHELPIGVRRRRVITLNEGIQGKEISTSIACMHCEDAPCSLVCPVNCFYIRNDGIVLHDKEICIGCGYCLYACPFGAPQFPKSGVFGVKGSMDKCTMCAGGPEATNSEHEFEEYGQNRISEGKVPVCAAMCSTKALLVGESAIIAQIYQDRVNARGYGIKDIKQSPTWKIAYYTKDRL; the protein is encoded by the coding sequence ATGAGCGATTTAACTAGATTAAAATTTTATTGCGATGATGATAGATGTATTGATTGCAACGGATGCGCAGTAGCTTGTGACGAGGCTCACGAGCTACCTATAGGCGTTAGAAGGCGCAGAGTTATCACATTAAATGAAGGAATTCAGGGCAAAGAAATTTCTACGTCTATTGCTTGTATGCACTGCGAAGATGCTCCATGCTCGCTTGTATGTCCTGTGAACTGTTTTTATATCAGAAACGACGGAATCGTCCTTCACGATAAAGAAATTTGCATAGGATGCGGATATTGCTTGTATGCTTGTCCTTTCGGTGCTCCACAATTTCCAAAAAGTGGTGTATTCGGAGTTAAAGGCTCTATGGATAAATGTACTATGTGTGCAGGCGGTCCTGAAGCTACAAATAGCGAACATGAGTTTGAAGAGTATGGCCAAAACAGAATTTCTGAAGGCAAAGTGCCGGTATGTGCCGCAATGTGTTCAACAAAAGCGTTACTTGTGGGGGAATCTGCTATAATTGCACAAATCTATCAAGACAGGGTAAACGCTAGAGGTTACGGTATAAAAGATATCAAGCAGAGCCCAACTTGGAAGATAGCCTATTACACAAAGGATAGATTATGA
- a CDS encoding formate dehydrogenase subunit alpha has protein sequence MSQANIGIAPSKIGRRSFLKMASLATAIGSVSGLAASGVTREASSEEKKNPFPNSRIVKSICTACSVGCGVIAEVENGVWVRQEVAQDHPVSAGGHCCKGSDMIDMIRSHCRLKYPMVKENGKWKRISYTEAFDRIGAQLKKYREENPEQVMFLGSAKVSNEQSYYISKFAAMFGTNNLDHQARIUHSATVAGVANTWGYGAMTNHLGDIQNAKSIFIIGANPAVNHPVGFRHFLKAKENNGAKLIVVDPRYTRTAAKADYFAQIRPGTDIPFMYGMMNLIFENGWEDKKFIEDRTYGIDLIREEAKKWTPEVVEDVTGVKASILKEITEVFVKNKPGSVVWAMGLTQHTIGSSNTRIAPILQLILGNMGVSGGGCNILRGHDNVQGASDMANAPDSLPGYYAKNEGSWKYFAKMWKVDYEWLQGNFVKPEWMFKPGFTLARWWAGPLDGKNGNDPIDNAGASLKALFVIGNGITSTAQQAKVQEGLDNLELLILADPFVNEAGIVTNKKDNIFLLPSATQFETSGTVVATNRSGQWRSQAIEPMYESKPDQEILFELAKRIGFYDELTRTIRDENGKIEWPEAATREISSIVKSIGLTGWTPERLKRHQENWDKFDDQTLIGKPGTAVEGEYYGLPWPCWTTKHPGSPNLYDINKPVMQGGMGFRNRFGLEHNGVNQLAGEGSAPVGGVASGGYPQITKENIEKVLGITLTEEERAKMGASWATDSSGIIAEKCMEKGIAPYGNARARAIVWTFADQIPQHREPIHSPRTDLAKKYPSFKDKPNHYRVFTKYESLQQSTDFAKDFPVNLVTGRLVNLNGAGMENRASKYLARLTPEMFADVHPDLAAKYQLKNGDMIWIYSPEGTRIKVKTRIVHSVAPDMVFLPFHFAGVMQGVDLTGNFPDGTKPFASGESANTVTNYGYDIVTQIPETKGGLCRIEKA, from the coding sequence ATGTCGCAAGCTAATATAGGTATTGCGCCAAGCAAAATCGGTCGTAGATCGTTTTTGAAGATGGCATCGCTTGCTACTGCCATAGGCTCTGTTAGCGGACTTGCCGCAAGCGGAGTTACAAGAGAGGCTAGTAGTGAAGAGAAAAAGAATCCATTTCCAAATTCTCGAATCGTAAAGAGCATCTGTACAGCATGTTCTGTGGGGTGTGGAGTTATTGCAGAGGTTGAAAATGGTGTTTGGGTTCGTCAAGAGGTTGCTCAAGATCACCCAGTAAGTGCAGGTGGTCATTGCTGTAAGGGTAGCGATATGATCGATATGATTCGCTCTCATTGTCGCTTAAAGTACCCTATGGTTAAAGAAAATGGCAAGTGGAAACGCATAAGTTATACTGAAGCGTTTGACAGAATAGGCGCTCAGCTTAAAAAATATAGAGAGGAAAATCCGGAACAAGTGATGTTTCTAGGTTCTGCCAAAGTTAGCAACGAACAAAGCTACTATATAAGCAAATTTGCTGCTATGTTTGGAACGAACAACCTAGATCATCAAGCTAGAATTTGACATAGTGCAACAGTCGCCGGTGTGGCGAATACTTGGGGTTACGGCGCTATGACAAACCACCTTGGAGATATCCAAAACGCAAAATCTATATTTATAATAGGCGCAAATCCGGCGGTTAATCACCCTGTTGGATTTAGACATTTCTTAAAAGCTAAGGAAAATAACGGCGCTAAGCTTATCGTGGTTGATCCAAGATATACAAGAACTGCGGCTAAGGCTGATTATTTCGCTCAAATTCGCCCGGGAACGGATATTCCTTTTATGTACGGAATGATGAATTTGATCTTTGAAAACGGCTGGGAAGATAAAAAATTCATAGAAGATAGAACTTACGGTATAGACTTAATCCGCGAAGAGGCTAAAAAATGGACTCCTGAAGTGGTCGAGGATGTAACGGGCGTAAAAGCTAGCATTCTTAAAGAGATAACCGAAGTTTTCGTTAAAAACAAACCGGGCTCCGTTGTATGGGCTATGGGACTAACTCAGCACACTATAGGAAGCTCAAACACTCGTATAGCTCCTATCCTCCAGCTAATACTAGGCAACATGGGCGTAAGTGGCGGCGGATGCAACATCCTTCGCGGACACGATAACGTTCAAGGCGCAAGCGATATGGCAAATGCTCCTGATAGCTTACCGGGATATTATGCTAAAAACGAAGGCTCTTGGAAATATTTTGCCAAGATGTGGAAGGTTGATTACGAGTGGTTGCAAGGAAATTTCGTTAAGCCTGAATGGATGTTTAAACCGGGCTTTACTCTTGCTAGATGGTGGGCTGGACCGCTTGACGGAAAGAATGGAAACGATCCTATAGATAACGCAGGAGCAAGCCTAAAGGCGCTATTTGTCATAGGAAACGGTATCACATCCACAGCTCAACAAGCAAAAGTACAAGAGGGTCTTGATAATCTTGAGCTTCTCATCCTAGCCGATCCTTTCGTAAATGAAGCGGGTATTGTTACAAATAAAAAAGATAATATATTCTTGCTTCCTTCTGCTACTCAGTTTGAGACAAGCGGAACGGTTGTAGCCACAAACCGCTCAGGGCAGTGGAGATCTCAGGCTATCGAGCCAATGTATGAGAGCAAACCTGATCAAGAAATTTTATTTGAACTTGCTAAACGTATAGGATTTTATGACGAATTAACCAGAACTATTCGTGATGAAAACGGTAAGATCGAGTGGCCGGAAGCCGCTACTAGAGAAATTTCAAGCATAGTAAAGAGTATAGGTCTTACGGGATGGACTCCAGAGAGATTAAAGAGACATCAGGAAAATTGGGATAAATTTGACGATCAAACTCTTATTGGTAAGCCTGGAACTGCAGTTGAGGGTGAATATTATGGATTGCCTTGGCCTTGCTGGACGACTAAGCATCCTGGAAGCCCTAATTTATATGATATAAATAAACCTGTTATGCAGGGCGGTATGGGCTTTAGAAATCGCTTTGGTTTAGAGCATAACGGCGTAAATCAGCTAGCAGGAGAGGGGTCTGCACCGGTTGGTGGAGTTGCAAGTGGCGGTTATCCTCAAATTACAAAAGAAAACATCGAAAAAGTTTTAGGCATAACTTTAACAGAAGAAGAAAGAGCCAAAATGGGCGCAAGCTGGGCTACCGATAGTAGCGGTATAATAGCCGAAAAATGTATGGAAAAGGGTATCGCTCCTTACGGAAATGCAAGAGCAAGAGCGATAGTATGGACTTTTGCAGATCAAATTCCTCAACACCGTGAGCCAATACATTCGCCAAGAACAGATCTTGCCAAGAAGTACCCAAGCTTTAAAGATAAACCAAATCACTACCGCGTATTTACAAAATACGAGAGCTTGCAGCAAAGCACAGATTTTGCTAAAGATTTCCCTGTAAATTTGGTTACCGGACGTTTAGTAAATCTAAATGGAGCTGGAATGGAAAATAGAGCTAGCAAATATCTAGCGCGTTTAACTCCTGAGATGTTTGCTGATGTGCATCCTGATTTGGCTGCAAAATATCAGCTTAAAAATGGCGATATGATATGGATTTACTCTCCTGAGGGAACTAGAATTAAAGTAAAAACAAGGATAGTTCATTCTGTGGCTCCTGATATGGTATTTTTACCGTTTCACTTTGCAGGAGTTATGCAGGGCGTTGATTTGACTGGAAATTTCCCGGACGGAACTAAACCTTTCGCATCCGGAGAGAGTGCAAATACGGTTACTAACTACGGCTATGATATAGTAACTCAAATTCCAGAAACAAAAGGCGGTCTATGCCGCATAGAAAAGGCGTAA
- a CDS encoding NAD(P)H-dependent oxidoreductase has product MEHLDSKNYLEIINFRHACKIFDEKKKIKSSDFQFILEAGRLSPSSLGLEQWDFIVVQNPVMREKIKEKSWGQTQITTCSHLVVVLAKISELKSGSEYIDKMIDRFPFKSPEERAAKEEFYKTKLAQKLQDNDEIIFQWAHEQCLFAALNMMNAAASIGVDSCPMEGFEREEVGKILGIDPLKHRVAIIVPFGYRLNEQPPKYRRDMSDVVKWIE; this is encoded by the coding sequence ATGGAGCATTTGGATTCTAAAAACTATTTGGAAATTATAAATTTTCGTCATGCTTGCAAGATTTTTGACGAAAAAAAGAAGATAAAAAGTTCTGATTTCCAGTTTATTTTAGAGGCTGGAAGATTAAGTCCTAGCTCTCTTGGGCTTGAGCAATGGGATTTTATAGTTGTCCAAAACCCTGTTATGCGCGAGAAGATAAAAGAAAAATCTTGGGGGCAAACTCAAATCACTACTTGTTCTCATCTTGTAGTTGTCCTTGCAAAGATCTCTGAGCTAAAAAGCGGTAGCGAGTATATAGATAAGATGATAGATAGATTTCCTTTTAAATCGCCTGAAGAGCGCGCAGCTAAAGAGGAGTTTTATAAAACCAAATTAGCGCAAAAGCTTCAAGATAATGATGAGATTATCTTTCAGTGGGCGCACGAACAGTGTCTTTTTGCGGCTTTAAATATGATGAATGCGGCGGCAAGTATTGGGGTGGATAGTTGCCCTATGGAGGGCTTTGAGCGCGAAGAGGTAGGTAAAATTTTAGGCATTGACCCGCTTAAGCACCGCGTAGCTATCATCGTGCCGTTTGGCTATAGACTAAATGAACAACCTCCAAAATATCGCCGTGATATGAGTGATGTCGTAAAGTGGATAGAGTAA
- a CDS encoding sodium-dependent tyrosine transporter, whose protein sequence is MYIKLNDRVYLNKDKITRVKVDSVQDGIRIRFYEGQNQVAKSGKFESEAKAIEWLEKNFVNK, encoded by the coding sequence ATGTATATCAAACTAAACGACAGAGTCTATCTTAATAAAGATAAGATCACAAGAGTAAAAGTTGATAGCGTGCAAGACGGTATCAGAATCCGCTTCTACGAGGGTCAAAACCAAGTTGCAAAGAGCGGAAAATTCGAAAGCGAAGCAAAAGCTATCGAATGGCTTGAGAAAAACTTCGTCAACAAATAA
- the fdhD gene encoding formate dehydrogenase accessory sulfurtransferase FdhD has translation MQPIYTTQITKFKGDEQILKDDILVREIKLEIQINDKRFGVMMATPVDQEALAVGYLISENIIASPKDISEVRLEDDGLMVKISAKVNEKSMKRFDEEAIIISGCGRGQTANIDPEAMAARVVKADVKFKKDEILKQMGQFYTQCELYEMTGCVHTAKLYVDENTFFIGEDIAQHNTIDKAVGKACLAGVDLSKTFLMVSGRLSSEMVAKAVMHGLPALVSRTAPTSLGVLIARKFNLTLCGFARGENMNVYSGLERTIG, from the coding sequence ATGCAACCGATTTATACTACGCAAATCACCAAATTTAAAGGCGATGAGCAAATTTTAAAAGATGATATTTTGGTTCGTGAGATCAAGCTTGAAATTCAGATCAACGACAAACGCTTCGGTGTTATGATGGCGACACCTGTGGATCAAGAAGCACTTGCCGTAGGTTATCTTATAAGCGAGAATATAATAGCTAGTCCAAAAGATATAAGCGAAGTTAGGCTTGAGGATGACGGACTTATGGTCAAAATATCCGCAAAAGTAAATGAAAAGAGTATGAAACGCTTTGATGAAGAAGCTATCATCATAAGCGGATGCGGTAGAGGACAAACCGCCAACATCGATCCGGAGGCGATGGCGGCAAGAGTCGTAAAAGCCGATGTCAAATTTAAAAAAGATGAAATTTTAAAGCAGATGGGGCAGTTTTACACGCAGTGCGAGCTTTATGAGATGACGGGCTGTGTGCATACGGCAAAGCTTTATGTGGATGAAAATACTTTCTTTATCGGAGAGGATATCGCTCAGCATAACACTATTGATAAAGCAGTAGGCAAGGCCTGTTTAGCAGGAGTTGATCTGAGTAAGACATTTTTGATGGTTAGCGGAAGATTAAGCTCTGAAATGGTAGCAAAGGCTGTTATGCACGGTTTGCCTGCACTTGTTTCGCGCACGGCTCCGACTAGCCTTGGAGTGCTGATAGCGCGTAAATTTAACCTTACTCTTTGCGGATTTGCAAGGGGTGAAAATATGAATGTTTATAGCGGACTTGAGAGGACTATAGGATGA
- the yedF gene encoding sulfurtransferase-like selenium metabolism protein YedF, with product MQIDCRNLECPQPVINTKNALNELKEGEILEILVNAVAPKENISRFLTSQNIKFSIFENGNETTIKAVKSGASIKAENFDEFICNVPSKAGKVVYINEEYAGSGAVGVGLMSKFIGALLQLETKPYAVICVNNAVKMTTDRGHVSFTPLKELERAGVKILSCGSCLEAYKLVDKLSIGEMTNAYEVVSLLDKYDVIKL from the coding sequence ATGCAAATAGATTGTAGAAATTTAGAGTGCCCGCAACCGGTTATAAACACTAAAAACGCCTTAAACGAGCTAAAAGAGGGCGAAATTTTAGAAATTTTAGTAAATGCCGTAGCTCCAAAAGAGAACATTAGCCGTTTTTTAACTAGTCAAAATATCAAATTTAGCATCTTTGAAAACGGCAATGAAACCACGATAAAAGCCGTTAAAAGCGGAGCTAGTATAAAAGCCGAAAATTTTGATGAGTTTATCTGCAATGTGCCTAGCAAGGCAGGCAAAGTTGTGTATATAAACGAAGAGTACGCAGGAAGCGGAGCCGTGGGCGTTGGGCTTATGTCAAAATTTATAGGCGCTCTTCTTCAGCTTGAAACGAAGCCTTATGCGGTAATTTGCGTAAATAACGCAGTTAAAATGACGACTGACCGCGGACATGTCAGCTTTACTCCTCTAAAAGAGCTTGAAAGAGCAGGCGTAAAAATTCTAAGTTGCGGAAGCTGTTTGGAGGCTTATAAACTGGTTGATAAATTAAGTATCGGCGAGATGACAAACGCGTATGAAGTCGTGAGTCTGCTTGATAAATATGATGTGATAAAGCTATGA
- the selD gene encoding selenide, water dikinase SelD gives MYNDKRLTKFVSAAGUAAKLDPSGLHKSIGGLDLAHQNLLTRVDTNEDASVFKLSDEIALVQTLDFITPVVDDPYLYGQIAVANSLSDIFAMGAKVINALNIVGFDSCHFEPEVLSEILQGGLSKVRECGGALVGGHSIATKEMYYGISVTGSVHPSKFWANNTARAGDVLILTKPLGMGALSTAIKADMLELNQIKEAANYMAQLNFYAVGAMSEICVSAATDITGFGFLGHLSEMLRDDIGFEIFADKVPILKSAKEMASMGLLPAGSYKNREFASKFVSGKEADILLYDAQTSGGLLLAVDEKKANLALKRLKDVGYEMSSIVGFVTKNNTNNINLI, from the coding sequence ATGTATAACGATAAAAGACTCACTAAATTTGTATCCGCTGCGGGTTGAGCTGCCAAACTGGACCCGTCGGGTCTACACAAAAGCATTGGCGGACTTGATCTGGCGCACCAGAATTTGCTTACGCGAGTGGATACGAACGAAGATGCTAGCGTCTTTAAGCTAAGCGATGAGATTGCGCTCGTGCAGACACTTGACTTCATCACTCCAGTTGTCGATGATCCATATCTTTACGGTCAAATAGCCGTGGCAAATTCTCTTAGCGATATCTTTGCTATGGGTGCAAAGGTTATAAACGCGCTAAATATCGTAGGCTTTGATAGCTGCCACTTTGAGCCTGAAGTTTTAAGCGAAATTTTGCAAGGCGGACTAAGTAAGGTGCGCGAGTGCGGCGGTGCGCTTGTGGGCGGACACAGTATCGCGACTAAGGAGATGTACTACGGAATTAGCGTAACGGGAAGCGTGCATCCAAGCAAATTTTGGGCGAATAATACAGCACGCGCTGGCGACGTGCTAATCTTAACAAAACCTCTTGGAATGGGTGCGTTAAGCACTGCGATCAAGGCTGATATGCTGGAGTTAAATCAGATAAAAGAGGCTGCAAACTATATGGCTCAGCTAAATTTTTATGCCGTGGGTGCCATGAGTGAAATCTGTGTTTCTGCGGCTACCGATATAACGGGATTTGGCTTTTTGGGGCATTTAAGCGAGATGTTAAGAGATGATATAGGCTTTGAAATTTTTGCCGACAAAGTGCCTATCTTAAAGAGTGCAAAAGAGATGGCGAGTATGGGACTTTTGCCTGCGGGAAGTTATAAAAACCGCGAATTTGCAAGTAAATTTGTAAGCGGAAAAGAGGCTGATATATTGCTTTATGATGCTCAAACTTCAGGCGGACTCTTGCTTGCAGTTGATGAAAAGAAAGCAAATTTAGCGCTTAAACGCTTAAAAGATGTCGGATATGAGATGAGTTCTATAGTGGGTTTTGTTACTAAAAATAACACAAATAATATAAATTTAATTTAG
- a CDS encoding twin-arginine translocation signal domain-containing protein, producing the protein MEKTRREFLKKLGFAGSAAAVAATAAYSAGSNLKSGKSKKNEVLYTRSKTWEFYYQQAK; encoded by the coding sequence ATGGAAAAAACAAGACGTGAATTTCTCAAAAAACTTGGTTTTGCCGGAAGTGCAGCAGCTGTAGCTGCAACTGCTGCATATTCTGCGGGATCAAATTTAAAAAGTGGGAAAAGTAAGAAAAATGAGGTGCTTTATACAAGAAGCAAAACATGGGAATTTTACTATCAACAAGCAAAGTAA
- a CDS encoding formate dehydrogenase subunit gamma: protein MRKILSLFAFVISAFALNLPDGTNQYESNVWAAGRVENIKPYEDGFGPLFTFIQGNDYFAFGVVAIIAAVVFAFVLHFLIIGPKHFSHDGKKIYAFGVIERVSHALAAVSWVILVPTGIIMMWGDLFGGGTFVRVCKNLHGISTIIFAVSVPPMILYWTKRMLPAIYDIKWMMIVGGYLSKVKRPVPAGKFNAGQKAWYWIAIPGGVVMIATGAAMYFLDFSTPNVAGMLGMSQIEVLRLSAIIHNILGIVCAVFFLVHIYMAAIAIHGAIWSMVTGYKEEEEVAILHSYWYKELQSKGQI, encoded by the coding sequence ATGAGAAAAATATTATCTCTTTTTGCGTTTGTTATAAGCGCTTTTGCTCTAAATTTACCTGACGGCACAAATCAATACGAAAGTAATGTTTGGGCTGCAGGCAGGGTTGAAAACATAAAGCCTTATGAAGATGGCTTTGGGCCACTCTTTACATTTATTCAAGGTAATGACTATTTCGCGTTTGGCGTTGTTGCAATAATTGCTGCCGTTGTATTTGCTTTTGTTTTGCACTTTTTAATTATAGGTCCAAAACACTTTAGTCACGATGGCAAGAAAATTTACGCCTTCGGAGTGATAGAGCGTGTATCTCATGCTCTTGCGGCAGTATCTTGGGTAATTCTTGTTCCAACCGGTATCATTATGATGTGGGGTGATCTTTTTGGCGGCGGAACATTTGTTAGGGTTTGTAAAAATTTACACGGCATATCTACTATAATATTTGCGGTTTCTGTGCCTCCTATGATTTTATATTGGACAAAAAGAATGCTTCCTGCGATCTATGACATCAAATGGATGATGATAGTGGGTGGCTACCTTTCAAAGGTTAAGCGCCCTGTGCCAGCTGGCAAATTTAACGCGGGACAAAAGGCATGGTATTGGATAGCTATCCCTGGCGGAGTAGTTATGATAGCAACAGGAGCTGCGATGTATTTCTTAGACTTCTCAACTCCAAACGTTGCAGGAATGCTTGGCATGAGCCAGATAGAGGTTCTTAGGCTCTCAGCTATCATCCACAATATCCTAGGTATCGTGTGTGCTGTTTTCTTCCTTGTGCATATTTACATGGCGGCAATCGCTATTCACGGAGCGATTTGGTCTATGGTTACGGGCTATAAAGAGGAAGAAGAGGTGGCTATACTTCATAGCTATTGGTATAAAGAGCTTCAAAGTAAAGGTCAAATTTAA
- a CDS encoding TorD/DmsD family molecular chaperone, whose translation MASMREIAAARALYYSLFSRLFVFSIKEDRFDGVSKMLSLMTTANFDENSAAAIMRLSSNFNEKNPQNIIDEYDNIFHAPPKPLRNSLSYYDEGFEIGNVCAKIRKILAHTDIRRDEKNFKENEDSVGFVFTLMSEFVNRAAIGESKYEELAGQLFKEIINPYIDQFCEKLFMHEEAKIYKDVVTLLQSFIEFERVCYELSKPPVRDESSKKSYDNISRSEMIRREKNRVRKMTAKNFEGEE comes from the coding sequence ATGGCAAGTATGAGGGAAATAGCAGCTGCTAGAGCGCTTTACTATTCGCTTTTTTCAAGACTTTTTGTCTTTAGTATTAAAGAGGATAGATTTGATGGCGTTTCAAAAATGCTCTCTTTGATGACTACTGCTAACTTTGATGAAAATTCTGCCGCTGCCATAATGAGGCTTAGCTCAAATTTTAATGAGAAAAATCCACAAAATATAATAGATGAATACGATAATATATTTCATGCCCCTCCAAAACCACTTAGAAATAGCCTCTCTTACTATGATGAGGGTTTTGAGATAGGAAATGTATGCGCAAAGATAAGAAAGATATTGGCGCATACGGACATTAGGAGGGATGAGAAAAATTTCAAAGAGAATGAAGATAGTGTCGGATTTGTTTTTACTCTTATGAGCGAATTTGTAAATAGAGCTGCCATAGGAGAAAGTAAGTATGAAGAGCTTGCCGGGCAGCTATTTAAAGAGATAATAAATCCATATATAGATCAATTTTGTGAAAAATTATTTATGCACGAAGAGGCTAAAATTTATAAAGATGTAGTAACGCTTCTTCAAAGCTTCATAGAGTTTGAAAGAGTGTGCTATGAGTTATCAAAACCTCCAGTTCGTGACGAGTCAAGCAAGAAATCTTATGACAATATATCTCGTTCGGAGATGATTAGAAGAGAGAAAAATAGAGTTAGAAAAATGACAGCTAAAAATTTTGAGGGAGAGGAATAA
- a CDS encoding DUF459 domain-containing protein: MRSFAVIFIAFFIVFMVLLNPFSIYFETKYQKDFFLSNTKIDKFSIFIINFINKQFDNINFIKEKTYSPISRIQTNLEENLTQRKSTISEKNDQNLTTISKDANKTQISEKNKTILQKKPIQQKKVSLESNSTIILVGDSIMRGFGWGFENLLKNRQIKVKNLGKASTGLINKKFYDWQNELDKILEEYKNENTILIAAFGANDTYSSAFDKKIEQFGTEDWINGYKNRVEEIYQVAQKYNTDIVWIGLPCMKNQKYSDKIQNLNQIFKSIADEKGVQFISLTDAICKNGKFIKIDNNKKVLRDEDGIHLSMHGSIQAAKFVIIEILK, from the coding sequence ATGAGATCTTTTGCGGTAATATTTATAGCATTTTTTATCGTATTTATGGTCTTATTAAATCCATTTTCAATATATTTTGAAACAAAATATCAAAAGGATTTTTTTTTAAGTAATACAAAAATTGATAAATTTAGCATTTTTATTATAAATTTTATTAATAAACAATTTGATAATATAAATTTTATTAAAGAAAAAACATATTCACCTATTTCAAGGATACAGACTAATTTAGAAGAAAATTTAACACAAAGGAAATCTACAATATCAGAAAAAAATGATCAAAATTTAACTACGATATCCAAAGATGCAAATAAAACACAAATATCAGAAAAAAATAAAACAATATTGCAAAAAAAACCAATTCAACAAAAAAAGGTAAGTCTAGAATCAAACTCAACTATAATTTTAGTAGGAGATTCAATCATGAGAGGTTTTGGATGGGGGTTTGAAAATCTTTTAAAAAATAGACAAATAAAAGTAAAAAATTTAGGAAAGGCAAGTACTGGACTAATTAATAAGAAATTTTATGATTGGCAAAATGAGCTTGATAAAATTTTAGAGGAATACAAAAACGAAAATACTATTTTAATAGCAGCTTTTGGAGCTAATGATACTTACAGCTCTGCTTTCGATAAAAAAATAGAACAATTTGGCACAGAGGATTGGATAAATGGGTATAAAAATAGAGTAGAAGAGATATACCAAGTAGCACAAAAGTACAATACCGACATAGTTTGGATTGGACTGCCCTGTATGAAAAACCAAAAATATAGTGATAAAATACAAAACCTAAATCAAATTTTTAAAAGTATTGCTGATGAAAAAGGAGTGCAATTTATATCTCTAACAGATGCGATATGTAAAAATGGGAAATTTATAAAAATAGACAATAACAAGAAAGTATTAAGAGATGAAGACGGAATACATTTAAGCATGCACGGTTCAATACAAGCTGCAAAATTTGTAATAATTGAGATTTTAAAATAA